A single Nocardioides bizhenqiangii DNA region contains:
- a CDS encoding LCP family protein, with protein MAERPGGTPAGSGGDNRDFDWMYGDRPAGSPPPSPPPPRQPAPPPPNRPEPTQVLPTQPRHQAPQPPRQPPGQPPQQRPTHAAAPPYQPPAQPPGRRGRGGGRGIWSRPKTWVVLVLSLVLLWVVYIVAVPLFTWTKVDKVAFEPDGDRPDDQPGTTYLMVGSDSRAGLSEEERKKFNTGNPESSLADTILMLHTGSGPDVLLSFPRDWIVDGRKINGYYDPGDPRELVAALEQQTGIRIDEYVEIGLGGVAGVVDAVGGIEICPKESIDDPKAGLDVEKGCQEADGEVALAYARTRATARGDLDRVGRQREVVAAIGDKVLSPWSVINPVRWWRLNSAIPDFFAFGEGTGPIDVGRWALAIGKVGDGGLTCTMPVTDGSANTLDEERGRPLFDAIIEDRTDDITKQQCTAAGVPG; from the coding sequence ATGGCAGAGCGTCCAGGAGGCACACCGGCTGGTTCCGGTGGCGACAACCGCGACTTCGACTGGATGTACGGCGACCGTCCGGCCGGGTCGCCACCGCCCTCCCCGCCACCGCCGCGGCAGCCCGCGCCGCCCCCGCCAAACCGCCCGGAGCCGACCCAGGTGCTGCCCACCCAGCCCCGGCACCAGGCACCGCAGCCACCCAGGCAGCCACCCGGGCAGCCACCTCAGCAGCGCCCGACGCACGCGGCCGCTCCGCCGTACCAACCGCCGGCGCAGCCGCCCGGCCGGCGCGGTCGCGGCGGCGGGCGCGGCATCTGGTCGCGACCGAAGACCTGGGTCGTCCTCGTCCTGTCGCTGGTCCTGCTGTGGGTCGTCTACATCGTCGCGGTGCCGCTCTTCACGTGGACCAAGGTCGACAAGGTCGCGTTCGAGCCCGACGGCGACCGTCCCGACGACCAGCCCGGCACCACCTACCTCATGGTCGGAAGCGACTCCCGCGCCGGTTTGAGCGAGGAGGAGCGGAAGAAGTTCAACACCGGCAATCCGGAGAGCTCGCTGGCCGACACCATCCTGATGCTGCACACGGGCTCCGGCCCGGACGTCCTGCTCTCCTTCCCCCGCGACTGGATCGTCGACGGCCGCAAGATCAACGGCTACTACGACCCGGGCGACCCCAGGGAGCTGGTCGCGGCGCTCGAGCAGCAGACCGGGATCCGGATCGACGAGTATGTCGAGATCGGGCTCGGGGGCGTCGCCGGCGTGGTCGACGCCGTGGGCGGCATCGAGATCTGCCCGAAGGAGTCGATCGACGATCCCAAGGCGGGACTCGACGTGGAGAAGGGCTGCCAGGAGGCCGACGGCGAGGTCGCCCTCGCCTACGCCCGCACCCGCGCGACCGCCCGCGGTGACCTCGATCGGGTCGGACGCCAGCGCGAGGTGGTCGCCGCGATCGGCGACAAGGTGCTCTCGCCGTGGTCGGTGATCAACCCCGTCCGGTGGTGGCGCCTCAACAGCGCGATCCCCGACTTCTTCGCCTTCGGCGAGGGCACCGGCCCGATCGATGTCGGCCGCTGGGCGCTGGCGATCGGCAAGGTCGGCGACGGTGGGCTGACCTGCACCATGCCGGTCACCGACGGCTCGGCCAACACGTTGGACGAGGAACGGGGTCGGCCGCTCTTCGACGCCATCATCGAGGACCGCACCGACGACATCACCAAGCAGCAGTGCACGGCCGCAGGAGTGCCCGGGTGA
- a CDS encoding crotonase/enoyl-CoA hydratase family protein has product MTYETLDWSVDEHGVAVLTLNRPDALNAFDITMARELEQVFLTDARDDAVRAVVVTGAGRAFCAGMDLSAEGSVFGLDESLAPTPEEFRQRYDEPPYDTGIRDTGGKVTLAIHALPKPVIGAINGAAVGIGATMTLAMDIRLASTKARIGFVFGRLGIVPEACSTWFLPRIVGVQQALEWVYSADVLTAEQALAGRLVRSLHEPDDLLPTAVDLARSFVVDRSPAALGLAKQMLYRNSAAEHPLEAHLSDSLAMFYTSIADGKEGVAAFREKRTPSFTAKASDLPRIYPVVE; this is encoded by the coding sequence GTGACCTACGAGACCCTCGACTGGAGCGTCGACGAGCACGGGGTCGCCGTGCTGACGCTGAACCGGCCGGACGCGCTCAACGCGTTCGACATCACCATGGCTCGGGAGCTCGAGCAGGTCTTCCTCACCGACGCTCGCGACGACGCCGTGCGCGCGGTCGTGGTGACCGGCGCCGGCCGCGCGTTCTGCGCCGGGATGGACCTCTCCGCCGAGGGCAGCGTCTTCGGCCTGGACGAGTCGCTCGCGCCCACGCCCGAGGAGTTCCGACAGCGGTACGACGAGCCGCCGTACGACACCGGGATCCGCGACACCGGCGGCAAGGTCACCCTGGCGATCCACGCGCTGCCCAAGCCGGTCATCGGAGCCATCAACGGCGCCGCCGTCGGGATCGGCGCCACCATGACGCTGGCGATGGACATCCGCCTGGCCTCGACCAAGGCGCGGATCGGCTTCGTGTTCGGCCGGCTCGGGATCGTCCCCGAGGCCTGCTCGACCTGGTTCCTGCCGCGGATCGTCGGTGTCCAGCAGGCGCTGGAGTGGGTCTACTCCGCCGACGTCCTCACCGCCGAGCAGGCACTCGCCGGCCGGCTGGTCCGCAGCCTGCACGAGCCCGACGACCTGCTGCCGACGGCCGTCGACCTGGCGCGCTCGTTCGTCGTCGACCGGTCCCCCGCGGCGCTTGGGCTCGCCAAGCAGATGCTCTACCGCAACAGCGCCGCCGAGCACCCGCTCGAGGCACACCTCTCGGACTCGCTGGCGATGTTCTACACGTCGATCGCCGACGGCAAGGAGGGCGTCGCGGCGTTCCGCGAGAAGCGGACGCCGTCGTTCACCGCGAAGGCGTCGGACCTGCCGCGCATCTATCCGGTGGTCGAGTAG
- a CDS encoding acyl-CoA thioesterase: protein MSTTFEARTPSYSRIELAEVTARSQANLLGNIHGGEIVKLADSAAGIVAQRHSGGPAVTAALDEMAFLEPVRVGDIVRTFAQINWAGRSSMEIGVRVETQPWDDASSASLHVASAYFVFVAIDRAGASRPVPALRPETPEDERRMREAEIRRAHRLARREEIEAGRN from the coding sequence GTGAGCACCACCTTTGAGGCCCGTACGCCCAGCTACTCGCGGATCGAGCTCGCCGAGGTGACCGCCCGGTCGCAGGCCAACCTCCTCGGCAACATCCACGGCGGCGAGATCGTCAAGCTGGCCGACTCCGCAGCCGGCATCGTGGCCCAGCGGCACAGCGGCGGGCCCGCCGTGACGGCAGCCCTCGACGAGATGGCGTTCCTCGAGCCGGTGCGGGTCGGGGACATCGTGCGGACATTCGCGCAGATCAACTGGGCGGGGCGCTCGTCGATGGAGATCGGCGTGCGGGTCGAGACCCAGCCCTGGGACGACGCGTCGAGCGCCAGCCTGCACGTCGCGTCGGCGTACTTCGTCTTCGTGGCCATCGACCGCGCCGGCGCCTCCCGCCCGGTGCCTGCGCTGCGACCCGAGACGCCGGAGGACGAGCGGCGGATGCGGGAGGCCGAGATCCGGCGTGCCCACCGGCTCGCCCGACGCGAGGAGATCGAAGCCGGGCGGAACTAG